GGAACATCACCGCGCCCGCCGCGTACGGCCCGCCAACCTTGATCGCGGGCACGAGCAGCGGCAGGGCCACAAGCACCTGAACCAGGCGCATCCACACGGCGTCGCGCAGGCGCCCGATCCCGGTCAGCAGCACCTTGATGTTCTCGGCGACCGGGAAGATGAAACCGAAGGCGGCCAGCCACGGCAGGATCGCCGCCGTCTCCGCCCAGCGGACCCCGGCGCCGTACAGCAGACCGACGATCTCGCGCGGGAAAAGCGCGAGCCAAATGAGCGCCGGGAACATCAGGCGGACCAGGAGCCCGTGGGACAACCGATAGGCGTACGTCAGCGCCTCCCGCCTGCCCGCGAGGCTCGCGTAGACCGGGAACGCGACCTGCACCGCGGCAAACGAGACGACGTAGTGGCCGAACTCGGCCAGGTACCGGCTGCGGTCGTAGAACCCAAGCGTGACCGTGCCTGCGAGGACGCCGAGGAGCGCCGTGTCCCCGCGATACCAGATCGTTTCCAGCGCCCGTGCCACGAACATCTGCCACCCGAACCGCCACAGTTCCCGCGCGGTCTCGAGGTTGTAGCCGCCCCGATACCGCCACCGGCTGACGACCCGGAACCCGACGAGCGTTACGCCGGATAGAATCAGTTCCCGGCCCAGCAGGCTCCACACGCCTGCCCCGGCTCGGGCGAGCGCCAGCGCGGCGACGATGGAGAGCACCACCGAGATGAGGCGCACGCGGGAAATCTGATTGTACTGAAACGTCCGCTCGAGCGTGGCCGAGTACACGTACGAAATCACGCTGAGATTCCGGACGACGAACAGCGCGAAGAACAGCGGGATGAAGATGCCCGGGAAATGCGGACGCAGCACGGCGGCCAGCACGGCCCCCCCGACTACCAGGGCCGCGTACAGGCGCACGCTCAGCACGTACGCCGTGTCCGCGACGCCCGGTGCATTCTGCATCTGGATGATCGCCTGCGAAAAACTGAACCCGGTTGCGATGGAGAGGATCTCGGCCAGCGAGCCGGCAAGCGCAAACTGGCCGAAGTCCTTCGGGAAGAGAAGCCGCGCCAGCAGCAGATTGAGGCCGAAGTTCAGCACGAATGCGAAGTAGCCCGTGGCGCTCAGCCACACGACCCCCAGCAGGGCGCGCCGGATCGGAGCGGCCGTCACGAGGCCACTCCCGGGCGGCGCCGGGCGGCGACGCGATGGAGGGCTTCGAGGATCCCTTGGATGTCCGCGTCGTACGAGAAGGTCCGGACAATGTCGCGCGACCGCGCGCCCATCCGGGCGCGCGCGCCGGGATCGGCCAAGAGGCGCCGCAACGCGTCCGCGAGCGCGGGCACGTCGCCTACTGAGTAGACAAACCCGTTCTCCCCAACGCGCACGAGGTCGGGGGCGGCCCCGACGGCGTCGCTCGCAATGACCGGCAGGCCGAAGCACATCGCCTCGTTCAACACGAGTCCCCACGGCTCGTGACTGCTGGGAAGCACCAAGACGTCGGCGGCGGCATAGTACCGGCCGATCTCGCCCTGGTTCACGAATCCCGTAATGGACACACCGGAAAGCTTGCGCCGCGCGATCTCCGCCTCGAGGCGCGGACGTTCGGCCCCTTCCCCGAGAAACACGAGAGCCGCCGGGTGCTCCCCCACCACCCGAGCGTACGCGTCTAGCAGGTCTAGCGGCCGCTTGCGCCCGATGAGCTTGCCGACGTACAGCACCACCGGCAGATCCGGCGGGAGGCCGAGCTCCCCCCGCAGCTCGCGCCGCAGGGGCCGCCACCGGTCGGCCTCGACGCCGAAGGTCTCGTTGTCGACGGCGTACGGGACGGAGAAAATCCGGGCGTCGGGTACGCCCTGCGCCCGGTAGAACTCGCGGTTGAGACGCCCGATCGCCAGCGCGGCCTCGACGCGCCGCAGGAGGCCGCGGAGCGCCCACCGCTTCGCCCCGGCGGCCCAGCCGCTCCGCCGTCCGAGCAGGGTCGATTCCCCGCGCAGCAGGATCGGCGTGCCGCTCCGGCGCGCGCCGAAGAACGCCAGCCAGTCCGTGGCGTGCGCGTATCCGTGCACGATGAGCGCGTCGTAGCGTTCGCGCCCGAGCGTCGCGACAATTTCCGGGTGCACGAACCGGGCGAAATGATCCGCCCGCGGCCACGGCGAGCGGTTGTGAAGGACGGTCCAACGGTAGCCGTCCAGCAGCGGAACGTCCCACTGAAACGCGACGCCGAACTCCGCGTCGTGGTGGAGCCGGGCGCCCTGATCGTCCATGTAGTATACGTGCAGCGCGACCTCGGGGTGCGCGGCCAGGCGCCGCAGCAGCGGCGCCTGGTACTGAATCGGATGGGAAACGAGGTAGGCGACTCGATACGGCGTCAAAAGGGCAATTCCCCCCGGGTGCGAATTCTGTTGCGCGCCCATGAAGCGAGTGCTGCTCGTCGATACGACCCTTTACGCGCCGATGTCCCCTTTCTTCGTTCAGCCCGCCGCGGAACTCGGGTACGACGCGCTCTTCGTCGATGAGGCGCCGTATCTCCGGCCGCTCGAGACGTCACTCGTCCACAAAGTCGCCTACCGCCTGCTGCACCGCCGGCCCGCGCTGCGCTGGCGCCTCAATCGGACACTCGTAGCAGCCGCGCGGCGGTTCCGGCCGGAACTCGTCGTCGCCGTCAAAGGCGCCTATATTATGCCTGCAACCCTCCGGCGGATCAAGGAAGAGACCGGCGCCGTGCTGGTCAATTACGCGACCGACGACCCGTTCAACGGCGCCAACGCCACTCCGGATCTCCTGCACGGGATTTCGGCCTACGACGTCTACGCCTGTACGAAGCGCGCGATCATGGACGACGTGAAGCGCGCCGGCGGCCGCATCGTCGTCCACACGATGTTCGGGTACAATCCGTCGGTGCATTTTCCCGAAGCGCCCGCGAACGACGCGGAGGCCCAGCGGTTCCAAAGCGACGTAGCGTTCGTCGGCGGCGCGGACCCCGATCGCTTCGCGGATCTCGAGCCCCTCCTCGCCGACGTCGACCTGTCGCCGGCGTTTTACGGCGGATACTGGTCCCGCGATCCACGCTTTGGCCGCCATGCCCGCGGATTCGCCGTCGGGCGCGACTACCGCCTCGCGCTCGGCGGCGCCAGGATCGTGCTCTGTCTGGTGCGGCGCGCCAATCGAGACGGACATGCCATGCGCAGCTTCGAGATTCCCGCGTGCGGCGCGTTCATGCTGGCCGAGCGCACCGACGAACATCTCGCGGTGTTTCGCGAGGACGTGGAGGCGGCCTTCTTCGAGTCGCGGGAGGAAATGATCGACAAGATCCGCTACTATCTGGCGCATGACGACGCGCGGCGGCGCATCGCCCGAGCGGGTTGCACGCGCGTCATCGCCGGCGGGCACACGTATCGCGACCGCCTGCGCGAGATCGTGCGGACGGCGGAGGACGTCCGGTCCTAAAGGGTGCCGCGGTCCGGGTTCCGGCGCACCGCGGTCCGGTCCCACCAGGCGATCGCCGCGGTGAGCGCTCCGTACACCAGCAGCGCGTGCAGCACCCCGCCTAACACCAGACTGAGGTTCGATTCAGCGTTGACGGCCGTCCCGACCACCGCCATCCCGAGCACCAGATTACCGGGCGCCGCGTCGGGTCCAATCCAGCGCGTCCAAATGACGCGCAGGACCAGCCCAACCGCCGCGGCGGACAGCACAACGCCGACCCATCCTGCGTTCACCCAGCCTTCTGTCACCATCGGGAGATTGACGCTGTGCACCGTGTCGGGGAGATCGAGAAACGGATACCGGTGGCCGTAGAACTGGCCCGCCAGTTCTCGCGGCTTGTCCGGCCATAGGAATCGAGGCACGAACTTCGTCACGAGCGGCGCATACGTCGCGCCGCCGGCATACGGCACCGTCGCCGGGGTTGCCTGGATCACATAAGCGAGGTCGGCCAAGCGGTTGATGCGCAGGATCGCGCGTGACGCGGCGAACTGTGCGAGCAACACCAACCCGCTTGCGCGGTGGAAGCGCAGGCCAAGCGCCACAGGATCGAAGAAGGCGAGCCGCTGGCTGAAGGTAAGATGCACCGGGGGAACCGATGAGGTCGCGGCGCCGGCACCGGCATGAACGCGCCGGTGAAAGGGATCCCCATTGTACACCTGCATCCGAAGATACTCCCGAAATGGAAACGCGACAACAATAAGCGGCACCAGCAGGAGGACGGCCGCGGCCTGGCGGCGCCATGATATTCCGACAATTCGAAGACCGTAGAGAATGGCGATCGCGCTGAAGACCGCGGGGCCGACCTTGGACAGCACGACCGGCACGAGCAGCGAGACTATGAGATCGACGATCAGCAGTCCCCGCACTGCGGTCGAACGGTTGCGCGCGACCCCACGGCGAAGGAGCCAGGCTCCGAGCACAAAGCCGATCGGCGGCGCCAAGGACAGCTGGTGGACGATTTCTTCGATCCCCGCGGGCAGGGCGTGAAAGGCGTGAAGCAGAGAGACGCCGCTCCCCGCCGATGAAAACGCAACGAAGGCCCACCATACCGCGTGAGCCGTCCATTCGCCGGATCGGGCCGGCCGGTCAGCCCGAACCGGCCAGACCACGAGTCCGGCCGCGATCGCAAACCAAACCAGGCAGACAACCAGCGCGGTGAGCGCGAACGGTGTAGGGACCGTGGCGAGACCACGGTTGATGGAGACGACCAACGGCAACCGCACGAACAGGAGCGGGAGGAAAAAGATCAGGAACATGGGGCCGAACACGTACAAAACGAAGAAGAGCCGCCCTTTCACGGCATCTCCAACCCACCGGCGGCGCGAAGCCACAGGACGAGGACCACGGCGGCCCAGAGGCGCGACCAGTGTGTCCGTCCCTCGTCTACTCGAGCGTGCAGAGCCGCCACGGCCTCGGGCCGAAACAGACCCGAGCCGTCCCGCAGCGCCTGCTCGACCCGCGGCCTGAGCGGACCGCGCAACCATTCCGCCATGGGAAAGCTGAAACCGCGCTTCCGGTGCCCGGCGTCGGGGGACAGACGGTCGCGGAGCGCCCGCCGGAGAAGCCATTTGGGAGGATGGCCGTTCGCGCGCACGCCGTCAGGCAGTCCGGCCGCGAACTCGACGAGCGGATGATCGAGGAACGGCACACGGACCTCGAGACCGTGCGCCATGCTCATCACGTCGGTGTCCCTTAGCAGCTGATTATGCATATACCCGCGCAGTTCCAGCATCGCCGTCGCCGCCACCGGTTCCGCGGGAAGCACCGGGACCAGGGCGCCGAGCGCGGCCGCCGCGTCCAGGCTCTGCGCGGCGTCGCGAAGCGACCCGGGCGCCAGCAGCTTCATGAGCTCGGCGCCGCTGAACAGGCTCCGAACGGCGAGGTAGGCCGTCTGCATCGTGGCCGCCTGCATCAACCCTTCCCGCACCTTATCGGACCGCAGCGGCGGCAGAGTCGACAGGACCGTCGCCAGCACCGGCCGGACCGGCCCGAGCCGTTCTGCGACATGATGCAGGGCAAGCAGCCGGGGCGCCTGCCTGAACGACGGATATCCGCAGAACAGCTCGTCTCCGCCGAGGCCCGACAGTGCCACGGTCGTGCCGGACCCCCGTGCCACGCGGGAGACGTAATACGTGTTCAGACCGTCAATCGTCGGCTGGTCCATCGCTGCGATCACCGCATCGAGGTCCGCGGCGACGGCTGCGCCCTGCACCTCGTACGCCGTGTGGTCGGTGCCGTAGCGGGCGGCCAGGCGGGCGGCCTCGGGGCCTTCGTCCATGTCGGATTCCGGGAAGGTGATCGAGAACGTACGGATCCGCTCGTGTCCCGCGTCCCGCATCATCGCGACGATGGCGCCGGAATCCACACCACCGCTCAAGAAGACCCCGAACGGGACGTCGCTGATGAGGTGGCGGCTCACCGAGTCGCTCAAACGCGTACGAAGCTCGGCGATGGTGTCGTCCACGTTCCGTTTCTCCGAGCGCGGCGCAGGAATCTCCCAATAGCGGTCGAGCGCTCCCCGGCCGGCTCCGTCGACTGTGAGCGTGGTGGCGGGCGGCAGCTCGTGGACGCCCTCCAACACCGACATGGGACCGGGCACGGACCCGAGGCGCAGAAACGCGGCGAGCGCCGAGGGGTCCGGCCGCGCGGATATGACGCCGGACGCCCGGAGCGCCCGCAGCTCCGAGGCGAAGATCCATCGATCCGCGTCGTGCGCGTAGTACAGGGGCTTGATGCCGAGCCGATCGCGGGCGAGCAGGAGCGTGTGAGAACGCGCGTCCCACAGCGCCAACGCGAACATCCCCCGCAGCCGCCGGCACATCTCCACGCCGTCCCGCAGGTAAAGGGCCAGGATGACTTCGGTGTCGGAATGCCCGCGGAAGGGATAGCCCGAGGCGGCGAGGTCCCGGCGCAGCTCCCGATAATTGTAGATCATGCCGTTATAGGTCAGGGCGACGCGGCCGCCGGGATCGATCATGGGCTGGTGACCCGCGGGAGAAACGTCGATGATCGCGAGCCGGCGATTGCCGAGGGTCAGCCGTCCCGCCGCGTCGGCCCAAACTCCTTCGTCATCGGGCCCCCGATGCGCGAGGGCGGCTGTCATTCGGGCGGTCGCCGCCCGCAGCCGAGTCGGGTCGGCGGACGGTACGGCGTAGATTCCGCAAATCCCGCACATCCTACGCTACGCGAGTTTTCCGGGCGGACATCCGGCGGCGGCACGGGGCAGGCGCGCGCACAGGCGTCGAGCCGTCCGCCGCGCGCACCCGCCTTCGTGCCCTATCCGACGCGTGCGGATACAGTGACGATGGAGTATCCCGCGGCGGCGGCGTCGCCGTGGAACATCTTGACCGTATGCAGCGAGTATTCCTCAAGATCGCGCCCCACCAGCCCCAGCTTGCTCAGCACGCCGCTGGTCGCGGTGATGATATGACATCCGATTTCATCCGCCTGGAAGATGTTGAGCAATTCCCGGGGGCTCGCCCACAAGAGCTCGGCGCGCGGCCGCGCCGCCATCGCCGCCACCGCCTCGCGCATGATCGGCACCGGGTCGACGCCGGTATCCGCGATGCGGCCGGCGAAGACGGATACGATCGCCGGCGTCTCCGGGTCGAGGCAGTCCGCGACGCGGCGGACCTGCGTCGCGGTGAGAAGCGCCGTCACGTTGATGGGCACGCCGGCCCGGGAGAGTTCGCGAATGACCCCGCCGCTGAATTCCCCGCGCGTATTGGTTACCGGTATCTTCACGAACACGTTCCGGCCCCAAGAGGCGATCGTCTTCGCCTGGCGGATCATCTCGGGAAATTCGTCGGCGAAGACCTCGAACGACACCGGACGGTCGGGCACCGCCGCCAGCACCGTACGGGCGAACCCTTCGTAGTCGTCCACCCCCGCCTGCCGCATCAACGTGGGATTCGTCGTAAATCCCTTGATGATAGGATTGGCGTAGAGCTGGACGATGCCCGTCAGGTCGGCGCCGTCCGCGAAGATCTTGACGCGAAGATTCTCCAGCCGGTTCATGACGTTGTCCCCCTCGCCAGGATCCAGTCCACGGCGGCAGGAAGCGACGCGACGATCAGATCGGGGGCCTCGGCCTTCGGTTCGCTGTACCCGCGGTCGACAAACACGGTACGGCACCCGGCGCGGCGGCCGGCCTCGATGTCTTTCCACCGGTCACCCACCATCACGCTCCGGCCGAGATCGATATTCAACCGGCGCGCGGACGCCAACAGCAGACCAGGCTTTGGCTTGCGGCAGTCACAATCCTGCTCGTCCGCGTGCGGACACATTTCAACGGCATCGAGCGGCAGCCAGGCGCGAAGCCGCTGGTGCATCGCCTCGACCACGCCGGGGTCAACGAGCCCGTTCGCGATGTCGGGCTGGTTGGTCACGACGACCGCCAGAAATCCCGCCGCGCGGAGGCGCTCCACCGCTTCCCGGACGCCGGGGAGCAGACGGAAATCTTCCAAACGCCGGGGGGCGTAGGATTTCCCGTCCCGCTCTTCGCCATGGGTGAGCACGCCGTCGCGATCCAGAAACACCGCGGCCCGGCCCGGGGCGGCCCCGCTCACGCGGCCGAGGCCCGGCGCGGGGCGTCAGAAATTGACGACGACTTTCGCGCCCTCGAAGTCGAAATCGTAGTGCATCTCCCGCAGGCCCGCGTCTGCCAGCGCCCGGCGCAGCCCGGCCTTGTAGCTCTTGGGACAAACCAGCATGAGGAAGCCGCCGCCGCCGGCGCCCATCACCTTCCCGCCCAGGGCGCCCTGCCGCTTTGCCAGATCGTACCACTCGTCGATGCGGGGGTCGGTGATCATTCGCGACCGGCGCTTCTTCGTCTGCCAGTGCTCGTCGAGGAGCAGGCCGAATCGCTCGATGTCACCGCCCGCCAGCGCGTCCCGGATGCGGTAGCCGATCTCCTTCGTGCGGTGGAGGCTCTCCAGGACGGCGGCGTTCCCTTCCTCGGTGTGCTTTTTCTGGTCGGCGAGAATGTCGTCGCTCGACCGGACGATCCCGGTGTAGAAGAGCAGCACGCTGTCGCGAAACTCCTCCTCCGTCCCCACAGCGATGTCGAGCAGGCTGGCTTTCACGTGGCCGTCCCGACCGATCTCCAGGCACGAGACGCCCCCGAGGGCCGCGAGATAGTGGTCGTGCTTCCCGACCGGATGGCCGGCCAGATTCATCTCGATGTGGCAGGCCTGTTCGGCCAGCGCCTGGGTCGGGATCTTCTCGCGTTTCAGCTCGTGCAGCGCGGTGAGCAATGCCACGGCGTAGGCACCGGACGAACCCAGCCCGGTGCCGGCCGGCACGTCCGCCATCGACGTGATCTCGAGACTACCGGACAAACCGAGCAGCCTCAACGCGGGCTTCACGAGGTCGTGCTGCACGTCGTCGACCGAGGTGACCTGCTCGTAGCGGGAGTACTTGACGCGGATGAAGTCGTCCGCCGCCGGGCGGTTGACGGCGATATAGACGTACTTGTTGATGGCGGCGCTGAGGATAAATCCTCCGAATTGCGAGTAATACGACGGCAGATCGGTTCCACCACCCCCCAGCGGTATGCGCATCGGCGCGCGGGCCAGAATCATTTAATGCGTCCGGCGCGACGACATCGCAAACACTTGATGTCGGCGGATCTTCGGGGCGGACATGCGGTGGCGGCGCAACGGCACGGCGCAATTATCGTCCTTGATTAATCGACCGGTACTCATGGCTGCGACGACTCATCGCGGCGATCCGAGATGGCGCCGATTATTCCATTGTGATGTTAAGAATTCCTTTACGACACCCACCGAAACGGGCCCCGCGACGCTTGAACCGCCTGTCCCGACCTGGCTATCGAGAAAACGACCGGTCAAGAATTCGCGGCAGTTCCGTTGTCGGCGGTTGAAATAGAATCTGCCCCTCGGTCGGGCCGCCCGCCGACCCCGCCAACCCCGAGCTGTGTGGCTCGTCGCTGATAAGGTAGGCGCGATCGTACCCAAAGGTTCGCATGAAATCGTACACCTCTCGTGGCGAGTGGCCGAACCTAACGGTGTAGGAGGACACCTCCAAGATAACCCACGGCCGCAGGTCGCCAAGCAGTTCGTGGGCGCCCTTGAGAACAGCCAGCTCCGCCCCTTCGACATCCACCTTGAGCAATCGCACGGAGCCTCCTCCAATCTTGTTGCGCAGATAGTCGACCGTGCTGGTGACAATGTCGCACGGTCCGCTTCTGTTCGTCTCGCAGACGACGGAGCTTGTTGTCTGTCGATAGAACGGCCGGCGCAGCGAAACGCGGCGGCCGACCTCCTCGTATGCCGCCACGTTTGCGCTAAGCACGTTCACGAGGCGATTGCGATGCACGGTCTCCTGGAGATGGCGAAAGGCGTCGCGGTTCGGCTCGACCGCGAGCACCAACCCCGAGACACCGACGACGCGCGAGGCGATGCAGGCGAAATAACCCCAGTTCGCGCCTATGTCGACGTAGGTATCTCCCTGAACAAGCAGCGCACAGATGACCGAGGCGGTGCCCAAATCAAACTGGCCGCTCCTGACCATGACAAACTGTACGGGGTCGCCGAGATCGAACTCGATCGGTATCATCGCATTTTCGGATGACAACGATAACCGAGCGCGCCGCCAGCCATGAGGTAACAGCCTGGTCAAGGGTGCGCCGACGATCCACGCTCCGCGAGTGTTCGGGACAACGCGCAGGAGCCCCGCCGCGGCGGCGCACGAGTAGGTCAGAACGGGCCGCATGTCACAGAAGCGATTCCCATTTGTTTTTCGCGCTCTGAAGAGCCGGGTGCGCAACCATGAGATGCCAGACGACGGCGTGGAACGTCTCGGTGTGAGGCGTCACGTGCTCGGGATTAACCGTGGGGACGATCACACACGCGTCGGCCACCTGCGCGGTGTAGCCGCCTCGCCGTCCAACCACGCCGATAATGCGAGTCCCAACCTGTTTCGCGTAGGCGAGCGCGCGCACAAGATTGGGACTCACGTTGTGCTCTGAGTCGCCGCCGCCGACTGAAAAGACCAGCAGCAGATCGTTCGGTCGCAAGCGGCTTGTGCGAAGCCACTGCTCGAAGACAGTCTCCCATCCGTCGTCGTTCACGCGCGCGGTCAGTTCCGACACGTTGTCCGTTGGGGCGTAGGCCTCGAAGGCTGCGATCTTTCGGAAGTCGTTGACCGCGTGCGAGGCGTTCGCCGCGCTGCCGCCGACCCCGAGGACGAACAGGCGTCCTCCCCGGGCGCGCGTGTCGGCCAGCAGCGCGACGGCACGCTCGATCGCGTCGGCGTCGATGTCTTCCAGGATGCGCCGCGTTTCGGCCAGGTACCGCTGCACGAAGCTCATCGTCGACATCGCTAGCGCTCGGTCCACGCCCAAGACGACGCGGAGCGACGCCGTTCGGCGAGACGCTTGAAAAATCCAAGGGCCCATCCGAAGTGCATGCAGGGAAATGCCGCGCACAGGAACGGCCAAAGCCCCGGCTTGCATGTCCGGCCGGCGATCACGGCGGACACGGCCAGATCGGAAACGACGTACAGCCCGAGCAGCGCGCAGAAGGCGAGCAAGGCCGCCCGGCTGAACAGCGACAGCGCCGCGAGTGACCCGAGCGTCAAGAGGAATGCGGCGGGAACCACCTGCCGCCAGGACGTCAGGTTGCCGTGCTTCAGCAGGTTTCCGGCTCGCGCACCGCCGTAGCGAAAGTAGAGTCGCCAGAGGCCGGCCAAGGACTCGCGCGGAT
The bacterium genome window above contains:
- a CDS encoding SIS domain-containing protein, whose amino-acid sequence is MSFVQRYLAETRRILEDIDADAIERAVALLADTRARGGRLFVLGVGGSAANASHAVNDFRKIAAFEAYAPTDNVSELTARVNDDGWETVFEQWLRTSRLRPNDLLLVFSVGGGDSEHNVSPNLVRALAYAKQVGTRIIGVVGRRGGYTAQVADACVIVPTVNPEHVTPHTETFHAVVWHLMVAHPALQSAKNKWESLL
- a CDS encoding HAD family hydrolase, which produces MSGAAPGRAAVFLDRDGVLTHGEERDGKSYAPRRLEDFRLLPGVREAVERLRAAGFLAVVVTNQPDIANGLVDPGVVEAMHQRLRAWLPLDAVEMCPHADEQDCDCRKPKPGLLLASARRLNIDLGRSVMVGDRWKDIEAGRRAGCRTVFVDRGYSEPKAEAPDLIVASLPAAVDWILARGTTS
- a CDS encoding FkbM family methyltransferase, which encodes MIPIEFDLGDPVQFVMVRSGQFDLGTASVICALLVQGDTYVDIGANWGYFACIASRVVGVSGLVLAVEPNRDAFRHLQETVHRNRLVNVLSANVAAYEEVGRRVSLRRPFYRQTTSSVVCETNRSGPCDIVTSTVDYLRNKIGGGSVRLLKVDVEGAELAVLKGAHELLGDLRPWVILEVSSYTVRFGHSPREVYDFMRTFGYDRAYLISDEPHSSGLAGSAGGPTEGQILFQPPTTELPRILDRSFSR
- a CDS encoding glycosyltransferase, whose product is MKRVLLVDTTLYAPMSPFFVQPAAELGYDALFVDEAPYLRPLETSLVHKVAYRLLHRRPALRWRLNRTLVAAARRFRPELVVAVKGAYIMPATLRRIKEETGAVLVNYATDDPFNGANATPDLLHGISAYDVYACTKRAIMDDVKRAGGRIVVHTMFGYNPSVHFPEAPANDAEAQRFQSDVAFVGGADPDRFADLEPLLADVDLSPAFYGGYWSRDPRFGRHARGFAVGRDYRLALGGARIVLCLVRRANRDGHAMRSFEIPACGAFMLAERTDEHLAVFREDVEAAFFESREEMIDKIRYYLAHDDARRRIARAGCTRVIAGGHTYRDRLREIVRTAEDVRS
- a CDS encoding transaldolase, whose product is MNRLENLRVKIFADGADLTGIVQLYANPIIKGFTTNPTLMRQAGVDDYEGFARTVLAAVPDRPVSFEVFADEFPEMIRQAKTIASWGRNVFVKIPVTNTRGEFSGGVIRELSRAGVPINVTALLTATQVRRVADCLDPETPAIVSVFAGRIADTGVDPVPIMREAVAAMAARPRAELLWASPRELLNIFQADEIGCHIITATSGVLSKLGLVGRDLEEYSLHTVKMFHGDAAAAGYSIVTVSARVG
- the asnB gene encoding asparagine synthase (glutamine-hydrolyzing); protein product: MCGICGIYAVPSADPTRLRAATARMTAALAHRGPDDEGVWADAAGRLTLGNRRLAIIDVSPAGHQPMIDPGGRVALTYNGMIYNYRELRRDLAASGYPFRGHSDTEVILALYLRDGVEMCRRLRGMFALALWDARSHTLLLARDRLGIKPLYYAHDADRWIFASELRALRASGVISARPDPSALAAFLRLGSVPGPMSVLEGVHELPPATTLTVDGAGRGALDRYWEIPAPRSEKRNVDDTIAELRTRLSDSVSRHLISDVPFGVFLSGGVDSGAIVAMMRDAGHERIRTFSITFPESDMDEGPEAARLAARYGTDHTAYEVQGAAVAADLDAVIAAMDQPTIDGLNTYYVSRVARGSGTTVALSGLGGDELFCGYPSFRQAPRLLALHHVAERLGPVRPVLATVLSTLPPLRSDKVREGLMQAATMQTAYLAVRSLFSGAELMKLLAPGSLRDAAQSLDAAAALGALVPVLPAEPVAATAMLELRGYMHNQLLRDTDVMSMAHGLEVRVPFLDHPLVEFAAGLPDGVRANGHPPKWLLRRALRDRLSPDAGHRKRGFSFPMAEWLRGPLRPRVEQALRDGSGLFRPEAVAALHARVDEGRTHWSRLWAAVVLVLWLRAAGGLEMP
- a CDS encoding oligosaccharide flippase family protein, coding for MTAAPIRRALLGVVWLSATGYFAFVLNFGLNLLLARLLFPKDFGQFALAGSLAEILSIATGFSFSQAIIQMQNAPGVADTAYVLSVRLYAALVVGGAVLAAVLRPHFPGIFIPLFFALFVVRNLSVISYVYSATLERTFQYNQISRVRLISVVLSIVAALALARAGAGVWSLLGRELILSGVTLVGFRVVSRWRYRGGYNLETARELWRFGWQMFVARALETIWYRGDTALLGVLAGTVTLGFYDRSRYLAEFGHYVVSFAAVQVAFPVYASLAGRREALTYAYRLSHGLLVRLMFPALIWLALFPREIVGLLYGAGVRWAETAAILPWLAAFGFIFPVAENIKVLLTGIGRLRDAVWMRLVQVLVALPLLVPAIKVGGPYAAGAVMFLSELAGLIVGYRALRREVTSLYLDGYWRPALAAVIAGGSVAALRAAHLVPWVGRIGYAANLAAAAAVYLVCLALIDRQQLQEHLWSLLAGFRGETPAAWNGMPNGAAGPAEGDGRDDRVLPLVDDSR
- a CDS encoding glycosyltransferase family 4 protein: MTPYRVAYLVSHPIQYQAPLLRRLAAHPEVALHVYYMDDQGARLHHDAEFGVAFQWDVPLLDGYRWTVLHNRSPWPRADHFARFVHPEIVATLGRERYDALIVHGYAHATDWLAFFGARRSGTPILLRGESTLLGRRSGWAAGAKRWALRGLLRRVEAALAIGRLNREFYRAQGVPDARIFSVPYAVDNETFGVEADRWRPLRRELRGELGLPPDLPVVLYVGKLIGRKRPLDLLDAYARVVGEHPAALVFLGEGAERPRLEAEIARRKLSGVSITGFVNQGEIGRYYAAADVLVLPSSHEPWGLVLNEAMCFGLPVIASDAVGAAPDLVRVGENGFVYSVGDVPALADALRRLLADPGARARMGARSRDIVRTFSYDADIQGILEALHRVAARRRPGVAS
- a CDS encoding galactokinase; this encodes MILARAPMRIPLGGGGTDLPSYYSQFGGFILSAAINKYVYIAVNRPAADDFIRVKYSRYEQVTSVDDVQHDLVKPALRLLGLSGSLEITSMADVPAGTGLGSSGAYAVALLTALHELKREKIPTQALAEQACHIEMNLAGHPVGKHDHYLAALGGVSCLEIGRDGHVKASLLDIAVGTEEEFRDSVLLFYTGIVRSSDDILADQKKHTEEGNAAVLESLHRTKEIGYRIRDALAGGDIERFGLLLDEHWQTKKRRSRMITDPRIDEWYDLAKRQGALGGKVMGAGGGGFLMLVCPKSYKAGLRRALADAGLREMHYDFDFEGAKVVVNF